Proteins from a genomic interval of Cetobacterium sp. ZOR0034:
- a CDS encoding zeta toxin family protein, with translation MDSTKIFTIFAGVNGAGKSTLFRYINKNEYGIRINTDEIVGKNWQNSELQLKAGREAIRIREKAFNENKSLNQETTLTGNGILRAIDKAKELGYKINVFYVGVKSPEIAKERVKERVLNGGHGIPENTIEKRYYESLENLNKIKNKCNELIIYDNSKNFEKIIKIKETNIQIIAENIPKWVKESLDLEIKEQKKERNPWSKVPKEKDQEKKVKDQDKKNPWSKKKNNDRGMER, from the coding sequence ATGGATTCTACAAAAATATTTACGATTTTTGCTGGAGTTAATGGAGCTGGAAAATCAACATTATTTAGATATATTAATAAAAACGAGTATGGAATTAGAATCAATACAGATGAAATTGTAGGTAAAAATTGGCAAAATTCAGAATTACAATTAAAAGCAGGAAGAGAAGCAATAAGAATTAGAGAAAAAGCTTTTAATGAAAATAAATCATTAAATCAAGAAACAACTCTTACAGGAAACGGAATATTAAGAGCTATAGATAAAGCTAAAGAACTAGGATATAAGATTAATGTCTTTTATGTTGGAGTTAAAAGCCCTGAAATAGCTAAAGAAAGAGTAAAAGAAAGGGTATTAAATGGGGGACATGGAATCCCTGAAAATACTATTGAAAAAAGATATTACGAATCTTTAGAAAATTTAAATAAAATTAAAAATAAATGTAATGAATTAATAATATATGATAACTCAAAAAATTTTGAAAAAATTATTAAAATTAAAGAAACTAATATACAAATTATTGCTGAAAATATTCCAAAATGGGTTAAAGAAAGTTTAGATTTAGAAATTAAAGAACAAAAGAAAGAACGAAATCCATGGAGCAAAGTTCCAAAAGAAAAGGATCAAGAAAAAAAGGTTAAAGACCAAGATAAAAAAAATCCATGGAGTAAGAAAAAAAATAATGATCGTGGAATGGAAAGATAA